CATTTCACCATCCCGCAGTAGTGCGACGGTCTCATAGCTGAAGGTCGACATGGTGGTGAATCCGCCGCACAGGCCCACTGCGAGCAGCAGGCGCATGTCGGGGCTGAGAAGTCCGCGTTCGAGCGACAGCATCATGACGACACCCACAACGAAGCTGCCAAGCACATTCACTGTGAGCGTCCCCATCGGGAAATCCGAGCCAGTGAGGCGCTGCATGATGCCCGCGAGCCAATAGCGAGCAAGCGAACCCACCAGACCGCCAAGGCCAACGAGAACGGTGCGAGGCACGGCCGATTCAAAGCACAGCAGCCGCTGCTGGGCAACGGGCCGCGCCGGGTTGCGTGGTTGTCGGTACGAGCCGTCGTGGGTTTCTGTCCGTGCTGCCCGGCGTATGGACAGGTTGAACAGACAGTAGATCGGGCTCTCCAGGACTCAGCCGTCCAGGCTCACGGCCATAACTCCGCTCTAAGGTCGCGCCCCCGGTACCGGCCGGCGCGCGTCGACGATCTCCTGGAGCCGCTGGTCACCCACGGGCACTCGCACCGAGAGCAGGCCCTGGTGGCGGTGATGCGCAAACTGCTGCACGCCATCTACGGCATGCTCAGAACCAACACCGATTTCGATGGCTCGAAATTTCGCAAACTGCCGCAGGCGGCTTGACACGGGAGAGAGTATCTCTGGCCGTTCAAGGTCTTGCACAGCCGCAGGAGATGGCGGTGAATCCTGTAGCTGACAGCTGAATGCTGACAGCTGACCGCAGTGCTGCCCTAAATTGGGATAGCACCGGCAGGTCGGACCGGAACCGGCACGGCCCTTGATCGCCGCGCGGCCTTCGGCTACGGCCCGCAGGTGAGTGTGCGGGTCCACAGCTATCACCTCCCCGGAATCGAGGGCCACATCCCATCCGAACCCCTCCGCTGCGGGGCGGTGGAGGTCGAGGTGCCGCGACTGGGTCCGGACCAGTTCCGGTCCCTGCTCGATCGTGCGCGGGCCGCGGCGCTCCAGCACTTACGCCGGCGCCCGGTCGACGAGATCTTGGCAGCGGTCGACTGCGTCGTCGCCAACTGGTTGCGTCCGGACTATCACCTGCGGCAGCAGGCGGAGGAGATCCTGCCGCTGGCAACCGGCTTCTCGCCCGAAAGCGTGCGCCACGGGCTGCCTCTGCTGCTCGAGCCTCTGCGCGCCGCAAAGATCCGGGCACTGCTGGATGCCGAGCTGGGTGACTACCGTGTCCTCGACGGCACGTATGGTGGGCGGCACGCCACCGGCCCGTCACTGATT
The DNA window shown above is from Candidatus Binatia bacterium and carries:
- the crcB gene encoding fluoride efflux transporter CrcB, whose translation is MPRTVLVGLGGLVGSLARYWLAGIMQRLTGSDFPMGTLTVNVLGSFVVGVVMMLSLERGLLSPDMRLLLAVGLCGGFTTMSTFSYETVALLRDGEMALAFGNLGATLGMCFLAVWLGSLVGRLL